From a region of the Neobacillus niacini genome:
- the scpB gene encoding SMC-Scp complex subunit ScpB, whose translation MEIVNWQSILESLLFAAGDEGLTLKHVAEVLDVEELKAGEIIEELRQVYEKDTNRGIMIVQLAGTYQLATKKENAAYLKRLVDSPNTSALSQAALETLAIIAYKQPITRAEIEEIRGVKTERPIHTLMTKALIKEVGRAEGTGRAYLYGTTKEFLDYFGLKNIQELPKLPDRVEEEFVQEEADLFFEKFQESLNS comes from the coding sequence TTGGAAATAGTTAATTGGCAAAGTATTTTAGAAAGTCTTTTATTCGCTGCCGGTGATGAAGGACTCACTTTAAAGCATGTGGCTGAGGTCCTGGACGTAGAGGAATTGAAGGCTGGCGAGATAATAGAAGAGTTAAGACAAGTATATGAAAAAGATACCAATCGCGGAATTATGATTGTTCAACTCGCTGGTACCTATCAGCTTGCAACCAAAAAAGAGAATGCTGCCTATCTTAAGAGACTTGTCGACTCGCCAAATACTTCTGCTTTGTCTCAGGCTGCTTTAGAAACATTGGCTATAATTGCTTATAAACAGCCGATCACACGTGCAGAAATAGAGGAAATCCGGGGAGTAAAAACGGAAAGACCCATTCATACCCTGATGACAAAAGCACTTATTAAGGAAGTGGGAAGGGCTGAAGGTACAGGAAGAGCATACCTCTATGGAACCACAAAAGAATTTCTTGACTACTTCGGTTTGAAAAACATTCAAGAGTTGCCCAAGCTTCCAGATAGAGTCGAAGAAGAATTTGTACAAGAAGAAGCCGACCTCTTCTTCGAAAAGTTTCAGGAGAGTTTAAATTCTTAA
- a CDS encoding YpuI family protein: protein MGNSLVKTQLKDVGGFLTSTIGTLENYLNETTVSQMEQELTGDSSYYKLILSNLRKLLVYCEESLDACSVILQSEPFQKPTAEKTLYRIFHQCIEEFFSPKNDAWFEDSRSAYTGRNSIKFYKTVPESVQKLVKGLEGEFQRVREELEYYETDYRTKMIQSK from the coding sequence ATGGGAAATTCATTAGTTAAGACGCAGCTAAAAGATGTGGGAGGGTTTTTAACCTCAACAATCGGAACATTAGAAAATTATTTAAATGAAACGACGGTTTCACAGATGGAACAAGAATTAACAGGAGATTCAAGTTATTATAAATTAATTCTATCCAATTTGAGAAAATTGCTTGTTTATTGTGAAGAAAGCCTAGATGCTTGTTCAGTAATCTTGCAAAGTGAACCTTTTCAAAAGCCCACTGCTGAGAAAACTCTTTATCGTATTTTTCATCAGTGTATTGAGGAATTTTTCTCGCCTAAGAATGACGCTTGGTTTGAGGATAGCCGTTCTGCCTATACAGGACGAAATTCAATAAAGTTTTATAAAACTGTACCTGAAAGTGTACAAAAGTTAGTGAAAGGCCTTGAAGGAGAATTCCAAAGGGTTAGAGAAGAACTGGAATACTATGAAACAGATTACCGTACAAAAATGATTCAATCAAAATAA
- a CDS encoding superoxide dismutase — MNRFSQYVHELFEWNEQMKEFLETDDVKDNLELWEQLEHFTDLIENTSGSLSDHDMLSLQSKAEEIHEQLESYFSRKQGVGTIWVEKKTVPPGGHTLPELPYAYNALEPYISEEIMRLHHDKHHRSYVDGLNKAEVNLKKARDTNDFSLIKHWSRELAFHGSGHYLHTIFWKNMIPKGGGSPQGLLKREIENYFGSFEKFKKQFSEAAKQVEGVGWAILVWSPRARHLEILQSERHMLLTQWDTIPLLVLDVWEHAYYLQYKNNRSGYVDNWWNLVNWNDVEMRFDKAFEIKWPAF, encoded by the coding sequence ATGAATCGATTTAGTCAATATGTCCACGAGTTATTTGAATGGAATGAGCAAATGAAGGAGTTTCTAGAAACAGATGATGTCAAAGATAATTTAGAGTTATGGGAGCAGCTCGAACATTTCACCGATTTGATTGAGAATACGAGTGGATCATTATCTGATCATGACATGCTAAGTCTACAATCAAAAGCAGAAGAAATCCATGAGCAACTGGAGAGTTATTTTTCTCGTAAACAAGGGGTTGGAACTATTTGGGTTGAAAAAAAGACTGTCCCGCCGGGCGGTCATACACTCCCAGAGCTACCATATGCCTATAATGCTTTAGAACCCTATATCTCGGAGGAAATCATGAGACTTCATCATGATAAGCACCACCGCTCCTATGTAGATGGTTTAAACAAAGCGGAGGTAAATTTAAAGAAGGCTAGAGATACCAATGATTTTTCCCTTATCAAACATTGGTCAAGAGAATTGGCCTTTCATGGTTCAGGGCATTACTTGCATACAATCTTTTGGAAAAACATGATCCCGAAAGGAGGAGGAAGCCCTCAAGGACTTCTAAAAAGAGAAATAGAAAATTATTTTGGCAGTTTTGAAAAATTTAAAAAACAGTTCTCTGAAGCAGCAAAGCAGGTCGAAGGTGTAGGGTGGGCGATCCTCGTATGGTCTCCTCGTGCCAGGCACCTTGAAATATTACAATCAGAAAGACATATGCTGTTAACGCAATGGGACACCATACCTCTATTAGTTTTAGATGTTTGGGAACACGCATATTATCTACAGTATAAGAACAATAGATCTGGCTACGTTGACAATTGGTGGAATCTCGTAAACTGGAATGATGTTGAAATGAGGTTTGATAAAGCATTTGAGATTAAGTGGCCAGCATTTTAA
- a CDS encoding D-alanyl-D-alanine carboxypeptidase family protein gives MRMIWKLVIFALMVSLFIANIPQKVDASVSVSARGAVLMEQESGRVLFEKDAHTKRRIASITKIMTAILAIESGKMDEIVKVSEQATRAEGSSVYLKPGEKIKLEHLVYGLMLRSGNDTAVAIAEHVGGSLDGFVYLMNQKAREIGMLNTHFSNPHGLDDHEDHYSTAYDMALLTRYAMQNETYQKIAGTKTYKAPNPTENWDRQWKNKNRLLTKYKYTTGGKTGYTKRAKRTLVSTATKGEMSLIAVTLNASDDWNDHIAMYENGFKTYDMAEVLSKGKIDIKTNKVYQKHLYIKKTIVYPATNEEMDLFSIKYKLNKPGEDWEDSNHNGEAVGKAQVFLDGKVVKETPIYYQGGPEKKKGLFDSIKNIFLSVIGVRLYG, from the coding sequence ATGAGAATGATTTGGAAGCTAGTCATTTTTGCCCTCATGGTCTCACTATTCATTGCAAACATTCCTCAAAAGGTGGATGCTTCCGTTTCCGTAAGTGCACGTGGTGCAGTTCTAATGGAGCAAGAATCAGGGCGTGTCCTATTTGAGAAAGATGCCCACACAAAACGAAGGATTGCTAGTATTACAAAGATCATGACGGCAATTCTTGCGATCGAATCGGGAAAAATGGATGAAATAGTGAAAGTAAGCGAACAAGCTACCCGTGCGGAAGGGTCGTCTGTCTATTTAAAGCCTGGGGAAAAGATTAAGCTGGAGCATTTAGTATATGGTTTAATGCTTAGGTCTGGCAATGACACGGCCGTGGCAATTGCTGAACATGTTGGGGGAAGTTTGGATGGGTTCGTCTATTTAATGAACCAAAAAGCTAGAGAGATTGGTATGTTGAATACCCATTTTTCCAATCCACATGGTTTAGACGACCATGAAGATCATTATTCAACTGCCTATGATATGGCTCTATTAACTCGGTATGCTATGCAAAATGAAACATATCAAAAAATTGCTGGAACCAAGACTTATAAAGCGCCAAACCCTACTGAAAATTGGGACCGTCAATGGAAAAATAAAAATCGGTTACTTACAAAATACAAATATACAACTGGCGGTAAAACTGGGTATACCAAACGTGCAAAAAGAACCCTTGTGTCAACAGCAACCAAAGGGGAAATGAGTTTAATTGCGGTTACGTTGAATGCTTCGGATGACTGGAATGATCACATTGCGATGTATGAAAATGGTTTTAAAACCTATGATATGGCGGAAGTGTTGTCAAAAGGGAAGATAGATATTAAAACAAATAAGGTTTATCAAAAACATCTATATATAAAAAAAACTATTGTTTACCCTGCCACTAACGAGGAAATGGACTTGTTCTCTATAAAATATAAACTAAATAAGCCCGGTGAAGATTGGGAGGACTCAAACCATAACGGGGAAGCCGTTGGTAAAGCACAGGTTTTTCTGGACGGAAAAGTGGTTAAAGAAACACCTATTTATTATCAAGGAGGTCCTGAGAAGAAAAAGGGACTATTTGATTCAATAAAAAATATATTTCTTTCTGTTATTGGCGTGAGATTATATGGTTAA
- a CDS encoding nucleoside recognition domain-containing protein has product MVNYIWVFMTIVGFIFAMINGTMTEVNKAIFDGAKEAVTLCIGLISILVFWLGMMRIAQESGLLEVLSKLFRPLVRKLFPDVPTNHPAMGYILSNMIANMFGLGNAATPLGIKAMEELKLLNGGKNSASRSMVTFLAINTASITIIPTTVIAIRMNYNSASPTEIVVPTLIATIISMLGAVMIDRYFYNRRRRKG; this is encoded by the coding sequence ATGGTTAATTATATTTGGGTTTTTATGACAATAGTTGGTTTTATTTTTGCGATGATTAATGGAACAATGACGGAAGTTAACAAAGCGATATTTGATGGGGCAAAGGAGGCTGTGACTCTGTGTATTGGATTGATCAGCATTCTTGTTTTTTGGCTGGGTATGATGAGAATTGCCCAGGAATCAGGGTTACTTGAAGTATTATCAAAGTTATTTCGCCCGCTTGTACGAAAGTTATTTCCCGATGTGCCAACGAATCATCCCGCAATGGGGTATATATTATCTAATATGATTGCGAATATGTTTGGCTTGGGTAATGCCGCCACGCCGCTTGGAATTAAAGCAATGGAGGAATTAAAACTATTGAATGGCGGCAAGAATTCAGCCAGTCGTTCAATGGTTACGTTCCTGGCAATAAATACAGCTAGCATTACCATCATACCTACTACAGTCATAGCAATTCGAATGAACTATAATTCTGCATCCCCAACAGAAATAGTTGTACCAACGTTAATTGCAACCATCATTTCAATGCTCGGAGCAGTTATGATAGATCGTTATTTTTATAATCGACGAAGGCGTAAAGGATGA
- a CDS encoding spore maturation protein has translation MEFLSQISLGFIPVLIGIILLYGTYKQVPTYESFVEGGKEGIKIAFSIIPFLVGMLVAITVFRASGALEALMNWIRPVMEAIGVPAEIVPLILIRPISGTAALGMTSDLMAVYGPDSFIGRLASVLQGSTDTTFYVLTVYFGAVGIKKMGDALKVGLLADVVGIIAAIVVVLLVFGAK, from the coding sequence ATGGAATTTCTCTCTCAGATATCCCTAGGTTTTATCCCTGTTTTAATAGGAATTATCCTCCTTTACGGAACCTATAAACAAGTTCCGACCTATGAGAGTTTTGTTGAAGGCGGAAAAGAAGGGATCAAAATTGCCTTTTCCATCATTCCATTTCTTGTAGGAATGTTAGTGGCGATTACTGTCTTCCGTGCTTCAGGTGCCTTAGAAGCACTAATGAACTGGATAAGACCAGTGATGGAAGCCATCGGTGTCCCGGCTGAAATTGTCCCGCTCATCTTAATTAGACCCATTTCTGGAACAGCGGCACTTGGCATGACAAGCGATTTAATGGCTGTCTATGGTCCCGATTCTTTTATTGGGAGGCTGGCATCTGTTTTGCAGGGCAGTACAGATACTACCTTTTACGTGTTGACTGTTTATTTTGGTGCAGTTGGGATCAAAAAAATGGGGGACGCCTTAAAGGTTGGATTACTTGCGGATGTAGTGGGTATTATAGCAGCTATTGTGGTAGTACTATTAGTATTCGGAGCAAAATAA
- the rluB gene encoding 23S rRNA pseudouridine(2605) synthase RluB: MERLQKVIARAGVASRRKSEELIKEGKVKVNGKIVTELGVKVTSSDRVEVNGIQIEKEEPVYFLLYKPRGVISSVSDDKGRKVVTDFFPYQQERIFPVGRLDYDTSGLLLLTNDGEFANLLMHPRNEIEKTYVAKTKGIPSKENLRKLERGIRLEDGKTAPAKVKMLSVDKQKQTAIIEIIIHEGRNRQVRRMFEAIGHEVLKLKREKYGFLTLHGLSAGDARELTHHEVKLLRGLSLESTKKNS; the protein is encoded by the coding sequence ATGGAAAGATTGCAAAAGGTAATAGCACGAGCTGGAGTAGCTTCAAGAAGAAAATCAGAAGAGTTAATTAAAGAAGGCAAGGTAAAAGTCAATGGCAAAATAGTTACTGAGCTTGGCGTGAAAGTTACATCATCTGACCGGGTTGAAGTGAATGGAATTCAAATTGAGAAAGAGGAGCCTGTTTATTTTCTACTCTATAAACCACGTGGTGTCATTTCGAGTGTAAGTGATGATAAAGGAAGAAAGGTAGTAACTGATTTCTTTCCCTATCAACAAGAAAGAATTTTCCCGGTGGGACGGCTAGATTATGATACTTCCGGATTATTGCTACTAACAAATGATGGGGAGTTTGCAAATTTGCTTATGCACCCTCGGAATGAGATAGAAAAAACGTATGTAGCTAAAACGAAAGGAATTCCTTCAAAGGAGAACTTAAGAAAATTGGAAAGAGGAATTCGTCTCGAGGACGGGAAAACTGCTCCTGCTAAAGTTAAAATGCTTTCGGTTGATAAACAAAAACAAACCGCAATTATCGAAATCATCATTCATGAAGGGCGAAATCGTCAGGTTCGGAGAATGTTTGAAGCGATTGGTCATGAAGTTTTGAAACTGAAACGAGAAAAATATGGTTTTTTAACATTGCATGGATTATCTGCAGGGGATGCTAGAGAATTGACACACCATGAAGTGAAGCTATTAAGAGGACTATCATTGGAGTCTACTAAAAAAAATTCATAA
- the resA gene encoding thiol-disulfide oxidoreductase ResA, which produces MKKRRLVMRTTILVILAAAVAFTLYANLTKDNRMKVEVGKKAPDFVLVDMEGEKHKLSDYKGQGVFLNFWGTWCKPCEAEMPYINNQYNHYKDKGVQVLAVNVSESELAVNRFAERKGLDFPIVIDTDSQVQAAYGINPLPATFLIDKDGKVVKYHTGTLTESTVREFMEKIKP; this is translated from the coding sequence ATGAAAAAACGGCGATTAGTCATGAGGACAACAATCCTCGTTATTCTGGCTGCGGCCGTTGCCTTTACGCTGTATGCCAACTTAACAAAGGATAATAGAATGAAAGTAGAAGTTGGTAAAAAAGCTCCTGATTTTGTATTGGTTGATATGGAAGGTGAAAAGCATAAACTTTCCGATTATAAAGGACAGGGAGTATTTTTGAATTTTTGGGGAACTTGGTGTAAGCCGTGTGAAGCGGAAATGCCTTATATTAATAATCAATATAATCATTATAAAGACAAAGGTGTCCAAGTACTGGCAGTAAATGTCAGTGAGTCTGAATTAGCCGTAAATCGATTTGCAGAACGAAAAGGGCTAGACTTTCCTATTGTAATCGATACAGACTCTCAGGTTCAGGCTGCATATGGAATTAACCCTCTTCCTGCAACATTTTTAATTGACAAAGATGGGAAAGTGGTTAAATATCATACAGGAACATTAACGGAGTCAACAGTAAGGGAGTTTATGGAGAAAATTAAACCTTAA
- a CDS encoding cytochrome c biogenesis protein ResB yields the protein MKDVKCECGHVNPHGTVLCEACGKVFDEQSKDKSLLDMRYEGSARRSQTYNKSIVDKIWNFFSSVKVGVWLIIITLIASAAGTILPQEMYIPPTMPAEEYYEDQYGWFGKLYYEIGFNNLYSSWWYLVLIAMIGISLVICSLDRVVPLYKALKAQRVTRHEGFLKRQRLFGISENVDGRDIEAVKQRLREKRYHVREENGDLLAEKGRFSRWGPYVNHVGLIVFLIGGMLRFVPGMYIDKVLWLREGETKVVPETDGQYYVANEKFILENYDKEKDKTFEAAIDRAGMVVKNYQTNAVLYKRVGPAIPGEKPELVKVKEHKIKVNQPLKFEKFALYQVDYKLDELNTMSFSLTNKTSGETFGDIKINLYDPKPKYELGNGYHVEVLSFFPDFEFAENGEPTTKSRIPNNPAFVFKMTSPEVPNGETSFVAIQQTIEPLGDNQYKMAFKGIETKNVTALTVRKDLTIWIIILGGILFMIGVIQGAYWNHRRIWVQNKNGEIWIAAHTNKNWYGIKREIESVLSETKINIPADQIQNEKVDKEGV from the coding sequence ATGAAAGATGTTAAATGTGAATGCGGACATGTAAATCCACATGGAACCGTATTGTGTGAAGCATGCGGAAAGGTTTTTGATGAACAATCAAAAGATAAATCTCTTCTGGATATGCGTTATGAAGGCAGTGCTCGCCGTTCACAAACATATAATAAATCCATTGTTGATAAGATATGGAACTTTTTTTCTTCCGTTAAGGTAGGTGTGTGGCTCATCATCATCACCTTAATTGCTTCTGCAGCTGGGACGATTCTTCCACAGGAAATGTACATACCACCTACTATGCCGGCAGAAGAATATTACGAAGATCAGTATGGTTGGTTTGGTAAATTATACTATGAGATAGGCTTTAATAATTTGTACAGTTCATGGTGGTATTTAGTATTAATTGCAATGATCGGTATTTCTCTTGTCATTTGTAGTTTAGACAGGGTTGTGCCATTATATAAGGCACTTAAGGCCCAAAGAGTAACAAGGCATGAGGGCTTCCTAAAGCGCCAGCGTCTCTTTGGTATCAGCGAGAACGTTGATGGCAGAGACATCGAAGCTGTTAAACAACGATTAAGGGAAAAACGATACCATGTACGAGAAGAAAACGGGGACTTGCTTGCTGAAAAGGGGCGATTTTCTCGTTGGGGTCCATATGTGAACCATGTGGGATTAATTGTTTTCTTAATCGGAGGAATGCTACGATTTGTTCCAGGTATGTACATTGATAAAGTGTTATGGCTGCGTGAAGGTGAAACCAAGGTTGTCCCTGAAACAGATGGACAATATTATGTAGCAAACGAAAAGTTTATTCTGGAGAATTATGATAAAGAAAAGGACAAAACCTTTGAAGCTGCGATTGACCGTGCTGGTATGGTAGTGAAAAATTATCAGACAAACGCAGTACTTTATAAAAGAGTAGGCCCAGCTATTCCAGGTGAAAAGCCAGAATTAGTAAAAGTTAAAGAACACAAAATCAAAGTCAATCAACCATTGAAATTTGAAAAGTTTGCTTTGTATCAAGTAGACTACAAACTCGATGAACTTAATACAATGTCTTTCTCTTTGACAAACAAAACTAGCGGGGAAACCTTTGGAGACATAAAAATAAATCTTTACGATCCAAAGCCGAAATATGAACTGGGAAATGGATATCATGTTGAAGTATTAAGTTTTTTCCCAGACTTTGAATTTGCAGAAAACGGGGAACCGACAACAAAATCAAGGATACCTAATAATCCTGCCTTTGTGTTCAAAATGACATCACCGGAAGTACCAAATGGGGAAACAAGCTTTGTTGCGATTCAACAAACCATTGAGCCATTAGGTGATAATCAATACAAAATGGCGTTCAAAGGAATCGAAACTAAAAATGTCACTGCCTTAACAGTTCGAAAAGACTTAACGATCTGGATTATTATTTTAGGTGGTATTCTCTTCATGATTGGTGTCATCCAAGGCGCGTATTGGAACCATCGCAGAATTTGGGTACAAAACAAAAATGGCGAGATCTGGATTGCTGCACATACCAATAAAAATTGGTATGGCATCAAAAGAGAAATTGAAAGTGTATTATCAGAAACAAAAATTAATATACCTGCTGATCAGATTCAAAATGAAAAAGTGGATAAGGAGGGAGTCTAG
- the ccsB gene encoding c-type cytochrome biogenesis protein CcsB: MVTISSNLLYIAFVLYLVATLFFGGAIKAKKDIEEKKGTNRWGKIAVFLTIVGFISQVGYFITRWIAAGHAPVSNLFEFTTFFGMCLVGAFIVIYYIYRTPLLGLFTMPVAILVIAYASMFPRDISPLIPALQSDWLHIHVTTAALGEAILAISFAAGLIYLVKVIDQSTPSKRTFWLETVMFALVTTLGFVLVSTLFSSLDYKAEFNWVDKNDQAVTMEYTMPAITGPNEGELLTKGKFEPLVEMPALINAKKMNSVIWSFIGGFILYGLIRLILRKRISAALQPLVKNINLDFVDEISYRSVLIGFPVFTLGALIFAMIWAQIAWTRFWGWDPKEVWALITWLFYAAFLHLRLSKGWHGEKSAWLAVIGFVIIMFNLVAVNLVIAGLHSYAG, encoded by the coding sequence TTGGTAACAATAAGTAGTAATTTACTTTATATTGCATTTGTCCTTTATTTAGTTGCGACCCTCTTCTTTGGTGGAGCCATCAAGGCTAAAAAAGATATAGAAGAAAAAAAAGGTACAAATCGCTGGGGAAAAATTGCCGTTTTTTTAACAATCGTTGGTTTTATTTCTCAGGTGGGATATTTTATTACAAGATGGATTGCTGCTGGGCATGCACCTGTAAGTAATCTATTTGAGTTTACAACCTTTTTTGGAATGTGTCTCGTTGGTGCATTCATAGTCATTTATTATATTTATCGGACACCGCTCCTTGGGTTGTTTACTATGCCGGTTGCGATTCTTGTTATTGCTTATGCAAGCATGTTTCCTAGAGATATTTCGCCATTAATACCAGCGTTGCAAAGTGACTGGCTTCATATCCACGTTACAACGGCAGCCTTAGGTGAAGCGATTTTAGCAATTAGCTTTGCGGCGGGATTGATTTATCTAGTAAAGGTAATTGATCAATCGACACCGAGCAAAAGAACTTTTTGGCTCGAAACGGTGATGTTTGCGTTAGTAACTACACTAGGGTTTGTTCTAGTTTCCACATTATTCTCTAGCTTGGATTACAAAGCAGAATTTAATTGGGTTGATAAGAATGACCAAGCAGTGACAATGGAATATACCATGCCAGCCATTACGGGTCCTAATGAAGGAGAACTCCTAACAAAAGGGAAATTTGAACCTCTAGTTGAAATGCCTGCATTAATAAATGCGAAAAAAATGAACTCTGTTATTTGGTCATTTATTGGAGGATTTATTCTCTATGGGTTAATAAGATTAATACTAAGAAAACGTATCTCTGCTGCACTTCAACCTTTAGTTAAAAATATTAACCTGGATTTTGTTGATGAAATCAGCTATCGTTCAGTACTAATTGGTTTCCCTGTATTTACCTTAGGGGCATTGATTTTCGCGATGATTTGGGCACAAATTGCCTGGACGAGATTCTGGGGCTGGGATCCTAAAGAGGTTTGGGCGTTAATTACGTGGTTATTCTACGCAGCCTTTTTACACCTTCGTCTTTCAAAAGGTTGGCATGGTGAAAAGTCAGCATGGCTTGCCGTAATTGGTTTTGTCATTATCATGTTTAACTTGGTTGCAGTAAACCTAGTTATCGCAGGACTCCATAGTTATGCGGGATAA
- a CDS encoding response regulator transcription factor, translating to MDKDVKILVVDDEERIRRLLKMYLEREDYTIDEAEDGNEALTKAIANDYDVILLDLMMPGKDGLEVCRELREKKATPVIMLTAKGEEVNRVQGFEVGTDDYIVKPFSPREVVLRVKALLRRSSQTSYLQTDTTTKDVIVFPHLTIDNDAHRVLADGKEVSLTPKEYELLYFLAKSPDKVFDREQLLKEVWHYEFFGDLRTVDTHVKRLREKLNKVSEQAARMILTVWGVGYKFEVVNE from the coding sequence ATGGATAAAGACGTTAAAATTTTAGTAGTAGATGACGAGGAAAGAATTCGCCGTTTATTAAAAATGTATTTAGAGCGTGAGGATTATACGATTGATGAAGCAGAGGATGGGAATGAAGCCTTAACGAAAGCGATTGCAAATGATTATGATGTAATCCTTTTAGACTTAATGATGCCTGGCAAAGATGGTTTAGAGGTTTGCCGAGAATTAAGGGAAAAGAAGGCTACACCTGTTATCATGCTAACAGCAAAAGGTGAAGAGGTTAATCGTGTCCAGGGCTTTGAAGTGGGAACAGACGACTACATTGTTAAACCATTCAGCCCTAGAGAAGTAGTACTACGAGTAAAGGCACTATTAAGAAGGTCATCTCAAACTAGTTATCTGCAAACAGATACAACAACAAAGGATGTTATTGTGTTCCCACATTTAACGATTGACAATGATGCCCATCGTGTTCTTGCTGATGGTAAAGAGGTAAGTTTAACTCCAAAAGAATATGAATTACTTTATTTCCTTGCTAAATCACCTGATAAGGTTTTTGATCGCGAGCAATTACTGAAAGAAGTTTGGCATTACGAATTCTTTGGTGATTTGAGAACGGTTGACACACATGTTAAGCGTCTTCGTGAAAAGTTAAATAAAGTCTCTGAGCAGGCAGCAAGAATGATTCTTACAGTTTGGGGAGTTGGTTACAAATTTGAGGTAGTTAATGAATGA